CATCTTCGGGGTGTCGTCCCCGGTGTGGTCGGTGCCTTCCGGGCGGACGTCGACCTCGGGCAGAGTCTGCGTGCTCACGTCCCCAGCTTACCTGGGAGGATGGCCCCTCGTGAGTACGCCGAGCATCACCGACGAGGTCCGCACCGCCCTGGCCGAGAACCGGCCCGTGGTCGCCCTGGAATCCACCATCCTGTCCCACGGCCTGCCGCCCGGCCGCAACCGCGAGGTCGCCGCACGCCTGGAGGACGTCGTGCGGAAGGCGGGCGCGGTGCCCGCCACGATCGCGGTCCTGGGCGGGGTGCCGAAGGTCGGGTTGACCGACGCGGAGCTGGACTTCGTCTGCGACCCGGCCAACGACCTGGTCAAGCTGTCGCGGCGGGACCTGGGCGCGGCCTACGCGCTGGGCCGGCACGGCGCGACCACCGTGGCCTCCACCTCCGCGATCGCGAGCCAGGCCGGGGTGGGGGTGTTCGCCACCGGCGGGCTGGGCGGCGTGCACCGGGGCGCGCGGGAGACGTGGGACGTGTCCGCCGACCTCGACGTGCTGGCGACCACGCCGATCCTGGTCGTGTGCTCGGGCGTGAAGTCGATCCTGGACATCGCGGCCACGCTGGAGCTGCTGGAGACCCGGTCGGTGCCCGTGCTGGGTTACCGGACCGACTCCTTCCCCGCCTTCTACCGACGCGAGTCCGGTCACACCGTGCCCTGGCGGGTGGACGAGCCGGCGCAGGCGGCGGCCGTCGTCGCGGCGCACTTCGGGCAGGTCCCCGGCACGTCCGGCGTGCTGCTGGCCAACCCCATCCCGGCCGAGTTCGAGATGGACCTCGACCTGCACGACCGGCTGCTGCGCGAGGGCCTGGAGAAGACCCGGGACGTGCACGGCAAGGACGTCACCCCTGCCCTGCTGGAGCACTTCCACACCGCCAGCGGCGGGGTGAGCCTGGACGCCAACGAGGCCCTGGTGCTGTCCAACGCGGCCCTGGCCGCGGAGGTCGCGGTGGAGCTGGCGAAGTGACGATCGTGGTCGTCGGGGACGCCGGGCTGGACGTCGTGGCCCGGCACTCCGGCCCGATCGTCCACGGCGGCGACTCGCGCGCCAAGGTCACCATCGAGCCGGGTGGCGCGGGCGCGAACACCGCCGCGTGGCTGGCGGCGTGCGGCACGACACCGACGCTGGTCGCCCGGGTGGGCGCGGACTCCGCCGGCCGACAGGTGCGCGCCGAGTTGACGGCGGCGGGCGTGCGGTGCGCGTTCGCCGTGGACACCGAGGCCGCGACCTGCTGCGTCGTGGTGCTGGTGGACGACACCGGGCAACGCACGATGCTGCCCGACCGAGGCGCGAACGCCCGCTTCTCCCCCACCGACCTCGACCCGGGCCTGCTCGATGGGATGCGGCACCTGCACCTGTCGGGTTACGTGCTGCTGGACGCGTCCTCGCGCCCGGCAGGCGTGGCGGCACTGCGGGCGGCCCGCGAGGCCGGCCTCACGACCTCGGTGGACCCGCAGTCGGCGGCGCTCATCTACGACGGCTTCCTGGACGACATCGCAGGCGTGGACCTGCTGCTGCCCAACACGGAGGAGCTGGTCGCGCTCACCGGGTCGACGGAGCCGGCGTCCGCGAAGTCCCTGCTGGACGTGGTCGGTGCGGTCGCCCTGACGGCCGGGGAGCGCGGCGCGAGCTGGGTCGACCGGGCGGGCGTGCTGTCGGTGCCGGCGCTGGACGTGGAGTGCGTGGACTCGACGGGCGCGGGGGACGCCTTCGACGCCGGGTTGTTGGCGGCGTGGCTGGGCGGAGGGTCTCGGGAGGAGTCCCTGGCGGGAGGTGTGCGGGCGGCGGCGTCGGCGGTGTCGAACGTGGGCGCCCAGCCGGTGGCGCGGACTCGGGCCTGACACTAAGCCGAAGTCTTGAGCTTCTGCTGAGCCGCTTTCCGCACGCAGCGCGCGCTCTCCGCTTTTCGACGCGCGCAGCGCGGCTTTTGTGTGTGGTGGTCTCAACCACAGGTGGAGGGCCTCGGTTCCCCCGCCGTATGGCCTGCCCGAAGGGCTACCACATTTTCCAGGGGTTGCAGCCGAAAGTTTTGCGAGGAACGAGCAAAAGTTTTAGCGGCAACCCCTGGAAAATGTGGTTGGCTCCGCCAGGCCATACGGCGGGGGAACCGACGCCCTTCACCCCCCGCTGGCGGCCTGCCGCGCGGCGAGCGCCGCTTTTGATCTTGAGAGCGCGCAGCGCGTTCGGCTTGAGAGCGGAGCGTTCCGGTTCAAAGATTAAAAGCGCCTCGCCGGCGGGCAGGCCACCAAAGATGACTCAACTGCAACGGCGGGGGCTTCTTGCTTTTGCCATCTCCGTATGGCCTGGCGGAGCCTACCACAGATTTCCCCGGGTGCCGCTAAAACTTTTTGCTCGTTCCTCGCAAAAACTTTCGGCTGCACCCGGGGAAATCTGTGGTAGCCCTTCGGGCAGGCCATACGGAGATGACAAAAGCAAGAAGCCCAAGTTGGGTTGTGTCCCCTCCGGCGGACTGCCCACTCGGCAAGGCGGACTGCCGCTTGCCGGCTTCGCCGAAGGGCTGGCTGCGGGTGGA
This DNA window, taken from Saccharothrix variisporea, encodes the following:
- a CDS encoding carbohydrate kinase family protein; the protein is MTIVVVGDAGLDVVARHSGPIVHGGDSRAKVTIEPGGAGANTAAWLAACGTTPTLVARVGADSAGRQVRAELTAAGVRCAFAVDTEAATCCVVVLVDDTGQRTMLPDRGANARFSPTDLDPGLLDGMRHLHLSGYVLLDASSRPAGVAALRAAREAGLTTSVDPQSAALIYDGFLDDIAGVDLLLPNTEELVALTGSTEPASAKSLLDVVGAVALTAGERGASWVDRAGVLSVPALDVECVDSTGAGDAFDAGLLAAWLGGGSREESLAGGVRAAASAVSNVGAQPVARTRA
- a CDS encoding pseudouridine-5'-phosphate glycosidase translates to MSTPSITDEVRTALAENRPVVALESTILSHGLPPGRNREVAARLEDVVRKAGAVPATIAVLGGVPKVGLTDAELDFVCDPANDLVKLSRRDLGAAYALGRHGATTVASTSAIASQAGVGVFATGGLGGVHRGARETWDVSADLDVLATTPILVVCSGVKSILDIAATLELLETRSVPVLGYRTDSFPAFYRRESGHTVPWRVDEPAQAAAVVAAHFGQVPGTSGVLLANPIPAEFEMDLDLHDRLLREGLEKTRDVHGKDVTPALLEHFHTASGGVSLDANEALVLSNAALAAEVAVELAK